A stretch of the Puniceibacterium sp. IMCC21224 genome encodes the following:
- a CDS encoding O-antigen ligase, with amino-acid sequence MTATMTDPIPGRAPAQAIASRPASILRDLPVPVLLYIAAVTIPIAFWVGPLFMTTLRLFLLIMTIPLTVQMLRGRYGRVFATDILFILYLIWSSLAIAISNPEQAIQQTGSVGIEFLGGYAVGRAYIRTRESFVALCRLLILIVLCLIPFAISEALTGRPPLIEILRSLPGITSVQILHIDIRLGLERVQAVFAHPIHFGLFCSIAFSLCFVALKGIIGDTRRYIISAAIALSGFLALSSGAILAIVLQISLILWAAIFNGSKWRWWYLIGLFALGYVVVDVLSNRSPIKVFMSYATFSPHNAYWRGLIFEYGMKEVWSNPVFGIGLNDWDRPAFMHTASVDNFWLVLAMRYGIPAFLFLATGYALVIARVIWRDFGDDVLMNRLRRAWVFTFLGLTFTLCTVHIWTNIYSFILFMFGSGVWFISARPSDPSEPDMESGAVDPRELRYHRTISSGGVAAPEPLVLKSLAPERNNRYSRFPVRPRAVAPKTDSGP; translated from the coding sequence GTGACCGCGACGATGACCGATCCGATACCGGGACGCGCCCCCGCTCAAGCCATCGCCAGCCGCCCCGCGTCGATCCTGCGGGATCTACCGGTCCCGGTGCTGCTTTATATCGCTGCCGTGACGATTCCGATCGCCTTTTGGGTCGGCCCCCTCTTCATGACCACGCTGCGGCTGTTCCTGCTGATCATGACCATCCCGCTGACGGTCCAGATGCTGCGCGGCCGCTATGGGCGGGTCTTTGCGACAGACATCCTCTTCATCCTTTATCTGATCTGGAGCTCGCTTGCGATCGCGATCAGCAATCCCGAACAGGCCATCCAGCAGACCGGATCGGTCGGGATCGAGTTTCTGGGCGGCTACGCGGTCGGTCGGGCCTATATTCGGACCCGCGAAAGCTTTGTCGCGCTCTGCCGCTTGCTGATCCTCATTGTCCTGTGCCTGATCCCCTTTGCCATCAGCGAGGCCCTGACCGGGCGTCCTCCGCTCATCGAAATTCTGCGCAGTTTGCCTGGGATTACCAGTGTCCAGATACTGCATATCGACATCAGGCTGGGGTTGGAGCGCGTGCAGGCGGTCTTTGCGCATCCGATCCATTTCGGTCTGTTCTGTTCCATTGCCTTTTCGCTGTGTTTCGTGGCACTCAAGGGCATCATCGGCGATACGCGCCGCTACATCATCAGTGCCGCCATTGCTCTTTCCGGATTTCTGGCCCTGTCCAGCGGCGCCATTTTGGCGATTGTTCTTCAGATTTCGCTGATTTTATGGGCCGCGATCTTTAATGGATCCAAATGGCGCTGGTGGTACCTGATCGGGCTCTTTGCACTGGGCTATGTTGTCGTGGACGTGTTGTCGAACCGGTCCCCGATCAAGGTTTTCATGTCCTATGCAACCTTTTCGCCGCACAATGCCTATTGGCGTGGACTGATCTTCGAATACGGCATGAAAGAAGTCTGGAGCAATCCGGTTTTCGGAATTGGATTGAACGATTGGGACCGTCCGGCGTTCATGCACACCGCCAGCGTCGACAACTTCTGGCTGGTGCTGGCCATGCGCTATGGCATTCCGGCCTTTCTGTTTCTGGCAACGGGTTATGCCCTGGTCATCGCAAGGGTCATATGGCGCGACTTTGGCGATGATGTGCTGATGAACCGGCTGCGCCGGGCCTGGGTGTTCACCTTTCTAGGGCTGACATTCACCCTGTGCACGGTGCACATCTGGACCAATATCTATTCCTTCATACTCTTCATGTTCGGCTCGGGGGTCTGGTTCATTTCGGCACGGCCGTCGGACCCCTCAGAGCCAGACATGGAGTCCGGGGCCGTCGATCCGCGCGAGCTGCGGTACCATCGCACCATATCCTCCGGGGGTGTGGCGGCTCCTGAACCTCTGGTCCTGAAATCTCTGGCACCCGAGCGTAACAATCGT